The sequence GCTGACAGATGTCGGATATGCGGCGGCGACGGTGTCGATCGTGATCAAGACGCTTGTCTTGCTGACGATCATGGTCACCGGTGCGATCTGGGAAAAGGTCGTCTTCGGCCAGTACCTGTTTGCCCATGCCTTCTTCTGGGAAGATGTCTTCAGCTTTGCCGTCATCGCCCTGCACCTGGCCTATGTCTGGGCGCTGTTCGCGGGGTGGCCGCATGACACCCAGATGTGGATCGCCCTGGCCGCCTATGCCGCCTATGTCGTGAACGCGGCGCAATTCCTGTGGAAGCTGCGCATGGCGCGGCTCGAGTCGGAGGGTCGCCTGTGAACCAGCCGACGCATATCGCAGGCGCAACCTGTCGCGACGCCCCCGTCCTGAAAGAGCGTGGTCAGCGCGAAGTGTTCTGTGGCCTGACCGGCATCATCTGGCTGCACCGCAAGATGCAGGATGCGTTCTTCCTCGTTGTCGGC comes from Roseibacterium elongatum DSM 19469 and encodes:
- the bchF gene encoding 2-vinyl bacteriochlorophyllide hydratase translates to MPSDTLTEAPSRQLYTPEERARRDSTAWTTVQGVLAPLQFLVFLVSLALVLRYMLTDVGYAAATVSIVIKTLVLLTIMVTGAIWEKVVFGQYLFAHAFFWEDVFSFAVIALHLAYVWALFAGWPHDTQMWIALAAYAAYVVNAAQFLWKLRMARLESEGRL